One Micromonospora eburnea genomic region harbors:
- a CDS encoding MarR family transcriptional regulator, protein MPGGRLTQQERQQIALGLADSLPYAEIARRLDRPTSTVTREVMRNGGPTAYRADLAHRATERRAQRRRPVSSRGPESVPQPHGRDAEAVAEYEETLTTVLMASGLPKMMARVLTCLFTTDAGSLTASQLAQHLQVSPASISKAISYLESQSLVRRERDERRRDRYVVDDELFYQATIASARSNDQLVETARQGVAVLGPHTPAAARLENIARFLDFVSESITRAADQAREVLHTKPETTSTGTAQPSPERE, encoded by the coding sequence ATGCCAGGAGGCAGGCTCACCCAGCAGGAACGCCAGCAGATCGCGCTGGGGCTGGCCGACAGCCTTCCCTACGCCGAGATCGCCCGACGCCTCGACCGTCCGACCTCGACGGTCACGCGTGAGGTGATGCGCAACGGCGGCCCCACCGCCTACCGCGCCGACCTGGCCCATCGCGCTACCGAGCGCCGCGCCCAGCGGCGCAGACCCGTCTCCTCCCGAGGGCCGGAGTCAGTCCCCCAGCCACACGGACGCGACGCCGAGGCCGTGGCCGAGTACGAGGAGACGCTCACCACCGTCCTCATGGCCTCCGGCCTGCCCAAAATGATGGCCCGGGTGCTGACCTGCCTGTTCACCACCGACGCGGGCAGCCTCACCGCGTCCCAACTCGCCCAGCACCTCCAGGTCAGCCCGGCGTCCATCTCCAAGGCCATCTCCTACCTGGAGAGCCAGAGCCTGGTCCGCCGAGAACGCGACGAACGCCGCCGCGACCGCTACGTCGTCGACGACGAACTCTTCTACCAGGCGACAATCGCCAGCGCGCGATCCAACGACCAACTCGTCGAGACCGCCCGCCAGGGCGTCGCCGTCCTCGGCCCCCACACCCCCGCCGCCGCCCGCCTGGAGAACATCGCCCGCTTCCTCGACTTCGTCAGCGAAAGCATCACCCGTGCCGCCGATCAGGCCCGCGAAGTCCTCCACACCAAACCCGAAACCACCTCGACCGGCACCGCCCAACC